Below is a genomic region from Megalopta genalis isolate 19385.01 chromosome 10, iyMegGena1_principal, whole genome shotgun sequence.
TTGTATCATGAATTATAAAACACCTAGTACGAAGAATACTTACTTGAATACTGCTTGTGTAGCATCTGATATACTTTTCTTAACAAGATTGCCTTGTTCTTTCAAACAAAGAGCTGCGTATCTTTCTAATACGTTAATATAGAATATCCAAAATGCCCAATCTAATTTTTTGCTCTGTTTGCACTTCATAAGTAATTCACTTAATGACTGATACCAAACAACACTGTTCCTGTGACTGTGCATTGATTCTATTTTGGCAGCATGATTATATGCATCTTCAAGCCTATGATTTCCTAGgtaatgtttcaataatttgaCTTGTAAATGTACATCTGTTTGTCGTACTGACAATTCAGCTAAAAAAGTAATGTTATTGTTATACATTGACATTgaacaaaatagaaatatattacATACAGGTAATGAGCTTCTCCAAATCTTCACTGTTGCCACTTGGTTTCTCCAAAGTTAACATTTTCTCCTTTAATTCAAAAACTATTGGATTATGTGGAAACTTTTTATCAGCTCTATCCACCCAATACTTAATTCTATTCACATCAATATTAACATCCACATCAGTCAAAAGTTCACAAACTAACAATACCATGAAACAAAGAATAGATATACAATTTTCacatatgtaaataaaaaaattcaagaataGAAGTTGTACCTTTTAAAACAAGATCATCTTGCTGTGGTTCTAACTCAAGAGATGTTTTATATTGCATGAAAGCCGCTTCCTTTTGCCCCAAAGCTTCGAGGGTCTGACCTAATAATTTATAAGCCCTAGCACATTTGTCCCTTATTTCCAAATAATTAGAAACATATTTCTTAGCGGATTCATAATCTCCAACTTGATAGTATAGCTTGGCTATGTTGTAGCATCGTAGATGTTTCTATAAATTAGTGTAAAGCCAAGTTACATAACATCAAATCATCACAtgcacaataaaaattataGAGCTATATACTAATAGAGTAACATAACTAGTAGTAACGAGTAACTCTAATCtttaacattattttttatttgttacaataatattattaatgaaattACTGAGAATTTTTAATACGAAAATAAATTTACGAATAACTTTATTCGCAAATAACGTTTAGTaaagttaaaaaacaaaaatttcAGTTATCATTCGCAAACTATTTTAATTTACAGGCTCTTGGCCGACCGGCAACATGAACAGAAATATTacgataattttaagaaatagGTGGGTATTAAATGGCCAAAAGAGGAGAATCGAAAGCAAAATAGTAAACAGACATTACTATATCTCTTTAAAAACCGCTAAATCCGCTTCTATACATAGATATTGATACATATACGTATACGCATTATCTACAGAAGCTAGTCAAGGTCTTCAATGCCATACAATATACTTGACATTAAATACAAAGTGCTGAGTGTTCATATTTCTACACGCTTCATTCAGAATAACAATTAAATTTCTGCATAAAATAACAGTGGCCGATCGAACAAAACATAGTTCACGACAATGTCTGACAACGTTTGGCAGTAACGACTTTTTAGTCAAAAAGATAACCTTACCTCCTCTGAATTTTTGAGCttgataaaaatgtttttcaCGTGTCGGTCGACGTCCTTCTTCGAACGAAACATTTTTGTAGATGAATACAAAGCCCTTTTCAATTATCACGTGTCGTATTAACACCCAGTATCTGATTAAATTGAAATTCGAAACACCGTTATATGGTACTAACTCCACGATAAGCCTTTCCCCGCACTGCAATCTCTCTTTCAAACGGTCTCATCAAAATCAAGCGTGCCAACTCACGTTCTACTTATACATTATTTAAGATACGTTTTAAAATGTAATTGCAATCAAATTTTGAACGAAATTGATTGCTACACGATGAATTTCTCATAATCTCTTTTTACTAAATGCATTACCCGAAAGTTGGAAACATTGTTAACATTGTTGCATATCGGAAATCAATGTTACATCACTCGACGCAACCGCACGAAATTGAGCACAGAATTTAAACACATTAAACAGACAGACAACATTACAAAAACATAATCGTAGAATACATTTTCTGGTATTCTAGAGATGGCAACCGGTATTTATTGTTGTTTACTGCATTTCATAAACTTCTCGGAGAACAACGTTACTCATAACATATAAATTTGATTGGAAAATACAGTACATATCTTGATTTATTGCAAATGCTGTAGAatatgaaattttttaaattaaatattttataggAAAGCAATATTTcacaatatgaatataaatgaaatactaTATAATTGTAGCATGCTCATTGTCAAATTAACTCAATTGATACTATATGGTTTAAAATTACACTTCAAAGAATTCATAAAATGTAGGCACAAAAACAATGTAAATATATTGCATCACAGTGAAAATTTTTTGGTAGTATCTAAACCATACGATATGTATATCAATAGTAATAATCCTGAGAAAAAGGTATGATAGCTGATAGGCATTTGTGTACATGAAGGAAACTGGTTTCAGTAATACATATTTAAAATTTTAGAACACGCTTCAgtgtgaaataaaaaaaattttaccAAATCTGGCTAATCCAAGCTTATTCCATGAATTTCATTTTGTACATAGATTGGATTATGTGACCAGTGGTATTATATGCGTAGCATTAAATAAAAAGGCAGCGCGAGCTgcttctaatgcatttgaaacaCGAACAgcaaaaaaattttatttagcaTTGCTTCATGGCCATATTAATGAACCTCATCTTATTATAGACAAAGCAATTGGTTAGTAATTTGATAACAAAATTTTTGAATAACTCTCTTCATGAATCATTCGAAATTATGTTTTTTAATTAGGAGTTGATGTTAGGGAAAAAATGGGAAATCATAAGATGTGCATTAATGATAATGATTATTGTGAAAAACCACGTAAATCTTGTACAATACTTATTGTATTAGAACGTGGTTTCAGAAATGGAAAACCAGCCACTAAAGTGCTATTATGCCCAGAGACTGGTAGGCGCCACCAATTAAGAGTACATTGTTCATATATTGGTCATACAGTGATAGGAGACTATACTTATAGCGAAAGAAAAGATATAGAACCTTATAGAACATTTCTACATTCCTTCAGGTATTATGATTtacacatttgtttcacataatGTATTGTCAGCAATGATATCTGTTTCTTCTTTAAGGTTGATACTAAATAATGATGTTGAAAACTTAGATGTAAAGAGTAGAGATCCATTTCAAGCTTCTGACTCAAGAAACCAATGGTCACCAACAAATGTTGCTAGAATTTTAGATGAGAGCATATTTTTTGAGATTCATAATCTTATGCAATAAAACTACAAATTGTTTTATAGTTtgttttatattacttataccactGCTGTAACTCCAGATCCTTGTACTTTAAATGG
It encodes:
- the LOC117220136 gene encoding RNA pseudouridylate synthase domain-containing protein 1, yielding MNINEILYNCSMLIVKLTQLILYGLKLHFKEFIKCRHKNNVNILHHSENFLVVSKPYDMYINSNNPEKKNTLQCEIKKILPNLANPSLFHEFHFVHRLDYVTSGIICVALNKKAARAASNAFETRTAKKFYLALLHGHINEPHLIIDKAIGVDVREKMGNHKMCINDNDYCEKPRKSCTILIVLERGFRNGKPATKVLLCPETGRRHQLRVHCSYIGHTVIGDYTYSERKDIEPYRTFLHSFRYYDLHICFT